Proteins from a single region of Chengkuizengella sediminis:
- a CDS encoding ATP-binding cassette domain-containing protein, producing the protein MITFENVSKSYLTQKALNDVNLKLPNGKIIGIIGENGSGKSTMLKLMAGLIRPSKGSVKVNDIPVNRKISEIVTYLSELDSYYVMYTVKQTIDFFSTQFKDFDLNKAYKIMEFMKLSPEQKVKNLSKGNRGRLRIVLSLARDVPYIILDEPFSGLDPMVRESVVKGLLSYINLERQTVIITTHEIQEVEALLDMIVVIRNGRILDTKNVEQLHEKEQKSVVEWLKKVYEAS; encoded by the coding sequence ATGATTACATTTGAAAATGTTTCAAAAAGTTATTTAACACAAAAAGCATTAAATGACGTAAACCTTAAGTTACCTAACGGAAAAATCATTGGCATCATTGGAGAAAATGGAAGTGGGAAATCAACGATGTTGAAGTTGATGGCCGGGTTAATCCGTCCTTCAAAAGGATCAGTGAAAGTGAATGATATACCAGTAAACCGGAAAATAAGTGAAATCGTTACTTATTTATCAGAACTTGATTCATATTATGTGATGTACACTGTAAAACAAACGATTGATTTCTTCTCCACTCAATTTAAGGACTTTGATTTAAATAAAGCATATAAAATTATGGAGTTTATGAAATTAAGCCCAGAGCAAAAGGTGAAAAACCTATCAAAAGGAAATAGAGGACGTTTAAGAATTGTATTATCTCTAGCGAGAGATGTCCCTTATATTATTTTAGATGAACCATTCTCAGGACTAGACCCTATGGTGCGTGAATCTGTAGTCAAAGGATTGCTTTCTTATATCAATTTAGAGAGACAAACAGTAATTATTACAACCCATGAAATTCAAGAGGTGGAAGCGCTTTTGGATATGATTGTTGTTATTCGAAATGGGCGAATTCTAGATACGAAAAATGTAGAGCAATTGCATGAAAAAGAACAAAAGAGTGTTGTGGAATGGTTGAAAAAAGTATATGAGGCTAGTTGA
- a CDS encoding NAD(P)-dependent alcohol dehydrogenase: MKAIVYEKYGPPEVLELKNVEKPIPKDNEVLIRIYATTVTAEDPKQRGFTFPPLFWLPTGILFGFRKPRKTILGFELAGEVESSGKSVKRFKKGDHVFGYTGLSFGAYAEYKCMPEDGLLAFKPANITYEEAAAAPNGALSALVYLRNKGNIQNGEKVLIYGASGSVGTFAVQLAKYFGAEVTGVCSTANLELVKSLGADKVIDYTKEDFTQCGETYDIIFDTVGKSSFSQSKSSLNQNGRYLLTHFGLTDIFQMLWTSLIGNKKVIGTAANFSWKLEDLNLLKELYEAGKIKSVIDRLYPLEETVEAHKYVETGHKKGNVVISLEHNNNLTS; the protein is encoded by the coding sequence ATGAAAGCGATCGTGTACGAAAAATACGGACCACCTGAAGTTCTTGAACTAAAAAATGTAGAAAAACCTATTCCCAAGGACAATGAAGTACTGATAAGAATATATGCGACTACGGTTACGGCAGAGGACCCGAAGCAGAGAGGTTTTACATTCCCACCTCTTTTTTGGCTCCCCACAGGCATACTATTTGGTTTCAGAAAACCTAGAAAAACAATACTGGGATTTGAACTAGCTGGGGAAGTTGAATCATCAGGTAAATCAGTAAAACGATTCAAGAAAGGGGACCATGTTTTTGGATATACTGGTCTCAGTTTTGGAGCTTATGCAGAGTACAAATGTATGCCAGAAGATGGGTTGTTGGCATTTAAACCAGCCAATATAACTTATGAAGAAGCAGCAGCCGCTCCCAATGGGGCATTAAGTGCATTAGTTTACCTTAGAAATAAAGGAAATATTCAGAACGGAGAAAAAGTTCTTATTTATGGTGCTTCTGGATCGGTAGGTACTTTTGCAGTTCAGCTTGCCAAGTACTTTGGGGCAGAAGTTACTGGTGTATGTAGTACTGCAAATCTAGAACTGGTGAAATCTCTCGGAGCAGATAAGGTTATTGATTACACGAAAGAGGATTTTACTCAATGTGGTGAGACTTATGATATTATTTTTGACACGGTAGGCAAGAGCTCATTTTCTCAAAGTAAAAGCTCACTAAATCAAAATGGACGTTATCTCTTAACACATTTTGGTCTAACAGATATCTTTCAAATGCTATGGACTTCATTGATAGGTAACAAAAAAGTAATAGGTACTGCAGCAAATTTTAGCTGGAAACTAGAAGATTTAAATCTTCTCAAAGAGCTTTACGAAGCTGGAAAGATAAAATCAGTCATAGATAGGCTCTACCCATTGGAAGAAACCGTGGAAGCGCATAAGTATGTAGAAACAGGACACAAAAAGGGAAATGTAGTCATATCATTGGAACATAATAACAATCTAACAAGTTAA
- a CDS encoding GyrI-like domain-containing protein, translated as MGAVEVTDFNHMIEEMKSYVLKGGKYAVIIHNGPASTFLRTLQYILETWLPSSEYELDNREHFERLSQDYSPTDPNATEEVWVPIK; from the coding sequence ATAGGTGCAGTAGAAGTTACTGATTTTAATCATATGATTGAAGAAATGAAGAGTTATGTACTAAAAGGTGGGAAATATGCTGTTATCATTCATAATGGTCCTGCAAGTACCTTCTTAAGAACACTTCAATATATATTAGAAACGTGGTTGCCATCTTCAGAATATGAATTAGATAATAGAGAGCATTTTGAACGTTTAAGTCAAGATTATAGCCCAACAGACCCTAATGCAACAGAGGAAGTATGGGTTCCTATAAAATAG
- a CDS encoding PadR family transcriptional regulator, whose protein sequence is MSRENKTMYTILGLLMYSPLTGYEIKRSIENSIKHFWQESYGQIYPTLKKLVDLEFAVVHVEKVDGKPERKLYTITEQGRVEFINWLEKPIGKIPIHKNELLLKIFYGQHLTVKQNIEQIVQYQEKMEDFLHTLNTTEKYLVTRRKADPHFDYWMLTLSHGQHIVKATIQWCEESIEKLLKK, encoded by the coding sequence ATGTCTAGAGAAAATAAAACGATGTATACTATATTGGGACTGTTGATGTATTCTCCCTTAACGGGATATGAAATCAAAAGATCCATCGAAAACAGTATTAAACACTTTTGGCAAGAAAGCTACGGACAAATCTATCCTACCTTAAAAAAGTTAGTAGATCTTGAATTTGCAGTTGTTCATGTTGAAAAAGTGGATGGGAAACCAGAACGTAAATTGTATACGATCACAGAGCAAGGAAGGGTTGAATTCATTAACTGGCTTGAAAAACCAATTGGAAAAATACCTATTCATAAAAATGAATTACTTTTAAAAATCTTTTATGGTCAACACCTTACTGTGAAACAAAACATTGAGCAAATTGTTCAATACCAGGAGAAAATGGAAGATTTTTTACACACCCTAAATACTACTGAGAAGTACTTAGTTACAAGGAGAAAAGCAGATCCCCACTTTGATTATTGGATGTTAACACTATCTCACGGTCAGCATATCGTTAAGGCAACCATCCAATGGTGTGAAGAAAGTATAGAAAAATTATTGAAGAAGTAG